From one Musa acuminata AAA Group cultivar baxijiao chromosome BXJ2-6, Cavendish_Baxijiao_AAA, whole genome shotgun sequence genomic stretch:
- the LOC103987511 gene encoding uncharacterized protein LOC103987511 yields MAEGETNVEPHSHPQTVKPESNPLPPSKRKPDSEALVEEETKHRKLEVASDPAPPTQDGANEDEPADANGDRNAAVDKGKGVLTAVDKGKGIAVDEEGEEEEEEDGGDDKDSDDSSDVGSGDEIVGEEDDDSDFVDDPLAEVDLENILPSRTRRREPPPPGAYFDPDQHEDDSDDSE; encoded by the coding sequence ATGGCCGAGGGTGAGACCAATGTCGAGCCCCATTCCCATCCCCAAACCGTAAAACCAGAATCGAATCCCCTGCCACCCTCCAAGCGCAAGCCCGACTCTGAAGCCCTCGTGGAAGAAGAGACGAAGCATCGGAAGCTCGAGGTCGCCTCTGATCCTGCACCTCCGACCCAAGACGGCGCCAACGAGGACGAACCGGCCGACGCTAATGGGGACCGGAACGCCGCTGTCGATAAGGGGAAGGGAGTGCTCACCGCGGTGGACAAGGGTAAAGGGATAGCGGTCGatgaggagggcgaggaggaggaagaagaagacggggGCGATGATAAGGACAGCGACGACAGTAGCGATGTGGGTAGTGGCGACGAGATTGTCGGGGAGGAGGACGATGACAGTGATTTCGTCGATGATCCGCTGGCGGAGGTTGATCTTGAGAACATCCTGCCTTCAAGGACGCGGCGACGGGAGCCTCCGCCTCCGGGGGCTTATTTCGACCCTGATCAGCACGAGGATGACAGCGATGACAGTGAGTAA
- the LOC135614667 gene encoding vacuolar protein 8-like, whose amino-acid sequence MCPRVAATMEAALPADDGDELPRCRHLLASLSAAASAAQSFRGLWSSVAAAVSRLSAALDGLAAHPPNPLASDLLRSLALTLAPALALAIRCRSPDPPAARLRTQSDIAAASAALHQLAADADVLLGSGALLDPPSPPLEAAGGSSPLESVRAEARSLVTRLQIGSSASRIAALDSLLDLLREDDKNVVVAAASGLVPALVRLLDSAAGSASCHETREKAAAAIARISAVQSCRHLLLAEGPPLLNHLSRVLESEGGAAKEKACVALQTLTLTWENAVIIGSRGGIAALLGICRSGTPSAQATAAAVLKNLAMVQELRQNFMEENGVPVLIRVLAFGTPLAQANAVGCLCNLSAGEESQSIKLSIFKEGALECLKNHWEASGSGDGQNLEAAIGLLGNLASFRYIAEIVATAGLLPRVISALENSQPGTRTEAAKAVAELGSVIGRTRKEFGDAVPLLVRMLEAKTGEEKEAAARALASLMSFPEYQRLLRKEEKGIVNVVQLLDPLVRDLDKRYAISVLALISQSSKCRKQMVAAGACGYLRRLVGMEVDGAKKLLENLGRGKILGVFPRT is encoded by the coding sequence ATGTGCCCCCGTGTTGCTGCCACCATGGAGGCTGCGCTCCCCGCCGACGATGGTGACGAGCTCCCCCGCTGTCGCCACCTCCTCGCCTCCCTTTCCGCCGCCGCTTCCGCCGCCCAGTCGTTCCGCGGCCTCTGGTCCTCCGTCGCCGCCGCAGTCTCCCGCCTGTCCGCGGCCCTCGACGGCCTCGCCGCCCACCCCCCTAACCCCCTCGCCTCGGACCTTCTTCGCTCCCTCGCCCTGACACTCGCCCCAGCCCTCGCCCTCGCCATCCGCTGCCGTTCCCCTGACCCTCCCGCCGCTAGGCTCCGCACCCAGAGCGATATCGCGGCCGCTTCCGCCGCCCTCCACCAGCTAGCCGCCGACGCCGACGTCCTGCTCGGCTCTGGCGCCCTCCTCGACCCGCCGTCGCCGCCGCTGGAGGCAGCGGGTGGGAGCTCCCCCCTCGAGTCCGTCCGGGCGGAGGCCAGAAGCCTCGTGACCCGCCTCCAGATCGGGAGTTCCGCTTCGAGGATCGCTGCCTTGGATTCTCTGCTCGACCTGCTTCGCGAGGACGACAAGAACGTCGTAGTCGCCGCCGCCAGCGGGTTGGTGCCGGCGCTGGTCCGTCTCCTCGACTCCGCCGCTGGCTCCGCCTCCTGCCACGAGACGAGGGAGAAAGCCGCGGCGGCGATCGCGAGGATCTCGGCCGTGCAGAGCTGCCGCCATCTCCTGCTGGCGGAAGGCCCGCCCCTCCTCAATCACCTCTCCCGCGTCCTGGAGTCCGAGGGAGGCGCCGCAAAGGAGAAGGCCTGCGTAGCCCTCCAAACCCTAACGCTAACCTGGGAAAACGCGGTCATCATCGGGTCCCGCGGCGGGATCGCTGCCCTCCTTGGGATCTGCCGCTCAGGAACGCCCTCCGCCCAGGCCACCGCAGCCGCAGTGCTGAAGAACCTCGCAATGGTTCAAGAACTCCGGCAGAACTTCATGGAAGAGAACGGTGTCCCCGTCCTCATTAGGGTTTTGGCCTTCGGGACCCCTCTTGCCCAAGCGAACGCTGTCGGTTGCCTCTGTAATCTATCAGCCGGCGAAGAATCGCAGAGCATAAAGCTATCTATCTTCAAAGAAGGCGCTTTGGAATGCCTAAAGAACCACTGGGAAGCAAGCGGCAGCGGAGATGGTCAAAACCTCGAGGCTGCAATCGGCTTACTAGGAAATCTGGCATCTTTTAGGTACATTGCTGAGATCGTTGCCACCGCTGGTTTGCTTCCTCGTGTCATCTCTGCACTGGAGAACAGCCAGCCAGGAACAAGAACAGAGGCAGCCAAGGCAGTCGCTGAATTGGGTTCGGTCATAGGGAGGACGAGGAAGGAATTCGGGGATGCGGTGCCTCTACTGGTTCGCATGTTGGAAGCCAAAACTGGGGAGGAGAAGGAAGCTGCCGCGAGGGCTTTGGCTTCTCTGATGTCATTCCCGGAGTACCAAAGATTATtgaggaaggaggagaaggggattgTTAATGTGGTTCAGCTCCTTGATCCTTTAGTTCGTGATTTGGATAAGAGGTATGCGATATCGGTATTGGCACTGATTTCGCAGTCGAGCAAATGCAGGAAGCAGATGGTGGCTGCAGGAGCTTGCGGGTACCTTCGGAGACTAGTGGGGATGGAGGTGGATGGTGCAAAGAAGCTTCTTGAGAACTTGGGAAGGGGAAAGATACTGGGAGTGTTTCCAAGAACATGA
- the LOC135613822 gene encoding protein TIFY 9-like, translated as MEARRVAISRYRCCCCSSSGGFIIGAPPRGKRKEKRRQRREKGEMTRGETMVELDFFRIEKENAARFRGVDRRGSVRGIESVISGINPRLLRTMIAPGAAWRAAAPPLSAETTLFFPSPSPSTMPALNPSFRSIGETTKGTPPLTIFYNGMVAVFDLPREKAEVILKLAEEGDARNVRTGDLLPMARRKSLQRFFEKRKQRLTAVGPYTKDVEEVGSGKKATSDPISASSL; from the exons ATGGAAGCAAGGCGTGTTGCCATTTCTCgctatcgctgctgctgctgctcctcctcagGGGGTTTTATCATCGGCGCTCCTCCCCGCGGGAAGAGGAAAGAGAAGAGGAGGCAGCGGAGGGAGAAGGGAGAGATGACGAGGGGCGAGACCATGGTGGAGCTCGACTTCTTCCGGATCGAGAAGGAGAACGCCGCCAGGTTCCGCGGCGTGGATCGAAGAGGCTCCGTCCGAG GCATCGAGAGCGTGATCTCCGGTATCAACCCTCGGCTTCTCCGGACCATGATCGCCCCCGGTGCCGCTTGGAGGGCCGCAGCGCCTCCTTTGTCGGCGGAGACCACCCTGTTCTTCCCCTCCCCGTCTCCGTCGACGATGCCGGCTCTAAATCCGTCCTTCCG ATCGATCGGGGAGACAACGAAGGGAACGCCGCCGCTGACGATCTTCTATAACGGCATGGTGGCCGTCTTCGATCTCCCACGAGAGAAG GCGGAGGTTATCTTGAAGTTGGCGGAGGAAGGGGATGCACGAAACGTCCGTACCGGAG ACCTACTGCCGATGGCGCGGCGGAAGTCGCTGCAGCGATTCTTCGAGAAGCGCAAGCAGAG GTTGACGGCTGTCGGGCCATACACGAAGGACGTCGAGGAGGTGGGATCGGGGAAGAAGGCGACTTCGGATCCCATTTCAGCTTCCAGTTTGTGA